Proteins from a single region of Hordeum vulgare subsp. vulgare chromosome 6H, MorexV3_pseudomolecules_assembly, whole genome shotgun sequence:
- the LOC123401703 gene encoding uncharacterized protein LOC123401703, whose translation MAMRALYNEIRAMKVREVPAYLKPRLTWANVKKSTDQAVDRYIEKYIETSSPEPIFHICFGGMAFSYLVGLPQERRHLEHLEKHGGH comes from the coding sequence ATGGCGATGCGTGCGCTGTACAACGAGATCCGCGCGATGAAGGTGCGCGAGGTGCCGGCGTACCTCAAGCCCCGCCTCACCTGGGCGAACGTGAAGAAGAGCACCGACCAGGCGGTGGACCGCTACATCGAGAAGTACATCGAGACCAGCTCGCCGGAGCCGATCTTCCATATCTGCTTCGGCGGCATGGCCTTCTCCTACCTTGTGGGCCTTCCCCAGGAGCGCCGCCACCTCGAGCACCTCGAGAAGCACGGCGGTCACTAG